A single Verrucomicrobiota bacterium DNA region contains:
- the lexA gene encoding transcriptional repressor LexA has translation MHTLTQRQQQIADFIDQRHRERGVAPSFREIAAHFGLGSVGTIVNHVRALRKKGILAEETGQARSLRVRSPLAALRKRVVDIPIFGSIPAGFAEDRKQEAEGCVSVDIQTLGIQPTARTFALRVKGDSMIGRHIMDGDIVVLEHGRTPRTGDVVAALIDNESTLKTFVTERGKAYLRAENPKYPNLIPASELVIQGVMVTLIRKRK, from the coding sequence ATGCATACGCTAACACAACGCCAGCAGCAAATCGCCGACTTTATTGACCAGCGCCACCGGGAACGGGGTGTTGCGCCCAGTTTTCGTGAGATCGCGGCACACTTCGGGTTGGGCAGTGTCGGCACGATTGTCAATCATGTCCGGGCACTTCGCAAGAAAGGCATCCTGGCTGAGGAAACCGGACAGGCGAGGTCGTTGCGTGTACGGTCGCCGCTGGCGGCACTGCGGAAGCGGGTGGTGGACATCCCCATCTTCGGCTCGATTCCGGCTGGGTTTGCCGAGGACCGGAAGCAGGAGGCTGAAGGATGCGTGTCCGTTGACATTCAAACGCTTGGCATCCAGCCAACGGCCCGCACGTTTGCGCTGCGGGTGAAAGGCGATTCCATGATCGGTAGGCATATTATGGACGGGGACATCGTGGTGCTGGAGCACGGACGCACCCCCCGCACGGGCGACGTGGTGGCCGCCCTGATTGACAACGAAAGCACGCTCAAGACCTTCGTGACCGAGCGCGGAAAAGCCTATCTGCGCGCCGAGAACCCCAAGTACCCCAACCTGATCCCGGCCAGCGAACTGGTGATCCAGGGGGTGATGGTTACCCTGATTCGCAAACGTAAATGA